The Anaerolineae bacterium DNA window ATTTTTCGGCCGGCTGGCGAAAATCCCGTCCGAGGGGGTGCCGTACCCCATCTTTAACTACGCCGGCCTTCTGCCCTGGCAGTTCTTCGCCAACGCCCTGAGCCAGTCTTCCAACAGCCTGGTGGGAAGCGCTAACCTCATCCGCAAGGTCTACTTCCCGCGGCTGGTCATCCCCATTTCGGCGGTGCTGTCGGGGGTGGTGGACTTCGGCATTGCCTTCCTGGTACTGCTTGGGATGATGGTTTATTTCGGGGTACAACCGACGTGGGGCCTTCTGTTGTTGCCGGCCTTCCTCCTGCTGGCGCTTATCACCGCCCTGGGCGTCGGGCTGTGGCTCTCCGCCCTGAACGTGCACTACCGCGACATCAAGTACATCGTCCCGTTCCTGGTGCAGTTCTGGATGTACGCCACGCCGGTGGTCTATCCCAGCAGTCTGCTGGGGGAACCCTGGCGGACGATCTATGGTCTGAACCCGATGGTGGGAGTGGTGGAGGGCTTCCGCTGGGCACTGCTGGGCACCAACCCGCCGCAGGGGATGATCTTTGTCTCCGCCGGCGTCTCCCTGGCCCTCCTCATCAGCGGTCTGTTCTACTTCCGGCGCATGGAAAAGACCTTCGCAGACGAGGTGTAGGGAGTGCGGATCGCGGAATGCGAAATATGAATTGCGAATTGTGGAATGCGACTTGCGAAATTCACGATCCGAAATCCGACATTCACAATTCGCAACCCCAAATTCCTAAGGGAGCTTAGGTGAACAAACACGAGCTCGAAGAGCGAACCAAGGGTTTTGCAATTCGTGTCATTCGCTTTGTCTCCGCCCTTCCAAGAGGCAAGATCGCGGATGTCATGGGGTATCAGCCGTTGACGTGTGGGACCTCTGTTGGTGCGAACTATCGCGAGGCAAATCGGGCTGTATCCCGGAATGATTTCATCAACAAGATCGGGATCGTCGAGAAGGAAGCGGCGGAAGCTCGCTACTGGCTGGAGTTATTCGAAGCTTCTAACGTGGGAGAGCCGGCGGAGCGCGAGTGGCTGCTCCAGGAAGCCGGCGAACTGCTGGCGATCTTTACCTCCATCGGTAAGACTGCAAAGGCGAGAAGGTGATCCATTTCGAACTTCGGAATTCGAAATTCCCATTCCGCAATCCGCAATTTCGTGAGGTCGTATGTCCGATATAGC harbors:
- a CDS encoding four helix bundle protein, with the translated sequence MNKHELEERTKGFAIRVIRFVSALPRGKIADVMGYQPLTCGTSVGANYREANRAVSRNDFINKIGIVEKEAAEARYWLELFEASNVGEPAEREWLLQEAGELLAIFTSIGKTAKARR
- a CDS encoding ABC transporter permease, translated to MTTNVEIETIEQTAVEEAPAQPQAEAERPAVPVIVIEPSRGWVAVKLKELWEYRELLYFLTWRDIRVRYKQTALGAAWAIIQPFFSMVVFSIFFGRLAKIPSEGVPYPIFNYAGLLPWQFFANALSQSSNSLVGSANLIRKVYFPRLVIPISAVLSGVVDFGIAFLVLLGMMVYFGVQPTWGLLLLPAFLLLALITALGVGLWLSALNVHYRDIKYIVPFLVQFWMYATPVVYPSSLLGEPWRTIYGLNPMVGVVEGFRWALLGTNPPQGMIFVSAGVSLALLISGLFYFRRMEKTFADEV